The proteins below are encoded in one region of Mycobacterium shinjukuense:
- a CDS encoding class I SAM-dependent methyltransferase, with product MTGPEFGSLRSDDDQWDIVSGVGYTALLVAGWRALHAVGPQPLVVDDYAQDFVAASADPYLTGLLANPPTSVDQTAFPRLYGVQTRFFDDFFSAAGDAGIHQAVIVAAGLDSRAYRLEWSSGTTVFEVDLPKVLEFKARVLHQRGAVPKARRIEVAADLRTDWSTPLKAAGFDPQRPGAWSVEGLLPYLTGDAQHALFTRIGELCAPGSRLATGALGSRLDHEQLAALEADHPGVNMSGDVDFTALTYDDKTDPAGWLATQGWIVEPVRNTLELQAGYRRTPAVVDVKIDSFMRSQYVVATKA from the coding sequence ATGACCGGACCTGAATTTGGATCGCTTCGTTCCGACGACGACCAATGGGACATTGTCAGCGGCGTGGGCTACACCGCGCTGTTGGTGGCGGGCTGGCGCGCGCTGCACGCGGTCGGCCCACAACCGCTGGTCGTCGATGACTACGCTCAGGACTTCGTCGCCGCATCAGCGGACCCGTATCTCACCGGTCTGCTGGCCAACCCGCCAACCTCGGTGGACCAGACCGCGTTTCCGCGTCTCTACGGGGTGCAAACCCGGTTCTTCGACGACTTCTTCTCCGCCGCCGGCGACGCGGGCATACACCAGGCGGTGATCGTGGCCGCCGGCCTGGACAGCCGGGCATATCGCCTCGAATGGTCTTCCGGGACAACAGTTTTCGAAGTGGACCTGCCGAAGGTCCTGGAATTCAAGGCGCGCGTGCTGCACCAGCGCGGCGCTGTGCCCAAAGCCCGCCGCATCGAGGTCGCAGCCGATCTGCGCACGGACTGGTCCACCCCGTTGAAAGCAGCCGGCTTTGATCCCCAACGACCCGGCGCCTGGTCGGTCGAGGGACTGCTGCCCTATTTGACCGGCGACGCGCAGCACGCCCTGTTCACCCGGATCGGTGAGCTGTGCGCGCCCGGCAGCCGGCTTGCCACGGGCGCCCTGGGGTCACGTCTTGACCACGAGCAGCTGGCGGCACTGGAAGCCGACCACCCGGGGGTCAACATGTCAGGTGACGTGGATTTCACCGCCCTCACCTATGACGACAAGACCGATCCCGCAGGGTGGTTGGCCACGCAGGGATGGATTGTCGAACCCGTCCGGAACACCCTCGAGTTGCAGGCCGGTTACCGGAGAACCCCGGCCGTCGTGGACGTCAAGATCGACAGCTTCATGCGGTCGCAGTACGTAGTGGCCACCAAGGCGTGA
- a CDS encoding flavin-containing monooxygenase translates to MRSLYAGLPFTTSTPEIAAALEDVSVPTLLLSLVHITGDPRFIHDFKPMGLFLNEVQGFMSEADQARARAEALPVIVDYRDRGCPEPQPLGIDLVRDMMDWAACEHVPDDYLPLLLEEMDLEGVDPRRPAALPTASTAEMPVLVIGCGESGILAGIRLKQANIPFTIVEKNAGPGGTWWENRYPGARVNVANHFYCYSFEPNTDWTHFFAEQSELRDYFTRVMTKHALADHVRWRTEALSADWDDDDGVWRVALRSADGTLNTLGARAVITAVGQLNRPHIPKFDGADTFEGPSFHSAAWDHSVDLTGKRVALIGAGASGFQIAPAIAGDVERLTVFQRTAQWMFPNAMYHNRVGDGVRWAMRHLPFYGRWYRFLLLWPGADKGLDAARADPNYTDQDYAVSDINAAARMMFTQWIESQVGDDHDLLAKVMPDYPATGKRTLQDNGSWLHTLRRDNVELVRTPIRKITPHAVVTDDGVAHPVDIIIYATGFRHTDVLWPLKITGRNGIDLHGMWGRRPHAHLGITVPGFPNLFLIYGPGTHLAHGGSLIFHSELQMRYINLCLQRLAQPDVHSLEPTAEAATAWHQRTQAEIKKMVWSHPGVKHSYFKNADGEIHTVSPWRLSQYWAAVRQPDWSQFVVRQRK, encoded by the coding sequence ATGCGCAGCCTGTACGCCGGCCTGCCCTTCACCACGTCCACGCCGGAGATCGCCGCCGCGCTGGAAGACGTCAGCGTCCCGACGCTGCTGCTGTCGCTGGTGCACATCACCGGCGACCCCCGTTTCATCCACGACTTCAAGCCCATGGGCCTGTTCCTCAACGAGGTCCAGGGGTTCATGTCCGAAGCGGACCAGGCCCGCGCCCGCGCCGAAGCGCTACCGGTGATCGTCGACTACCGCGACCGCGGCTGCCCCGAGCCGCAGCCACTGGGCATCGACCTGGTCAGGGACATGATGGACTGGGCGGCCTGCGAACACGTTCCCGACGACTATCTACCCCTGCTGTTAGAAGAAATGGACCTGGAAGGAGTGGACCCCCGCCGCCCGGCGGCCCTGCCGACGGCAAGCACGGCGGAGATGCCGGTCCTGGTAATCGGGTGTGGCGAATCCGGCATCCTGGCCGGAATCCGCCTCAAGCAGGCCAACATTCCGTTCACCATCGTGGAGAAGAACGCCGGACCCGGCGGAACATGGTGGGAGAACCGCTATCCCGGCGCCCGCGTCAACGTGGCAAACCATTTCTATTGCTACAGCTTCGAACCCAACACCGACTGGACACACTTCTTCGCCGAGCAGTCCGAGCTGCGGGACTACTTCACCCGGGTGATGACCAAACACGCTCTGGCTGACCATGTTCGGTGGCGCACCGAGGCCCTCTCGGCCGACTGGGACGACGACGACGGCGTCTGGCGCGTTGCGCTGCGCTCGGCCGACGGCACGCTGAACACCCTGGGGGCGCGAGCCGTCATCACCGCGGTCGGCCAGCTGAATCGACCGCATATCCCCAAATTCGACGGCGCCGACACCTTCGAGGGGCCATCGTTTCACTCCGCGGCCTGGGATCACTCCGTCGACCTGACCGGCAAACGCGTCGCCCTGATCGGGGCCGGCGCCAGTGGCTTTCAGATCGCACCCGCGATCGCCGGCGACGTCGAGCGTCTCACCGTGTTCCAGCGCACCGCCCAGTGGATGTTCCCCAATGCCATGTATCACAACCGAGTCGGAGACGGCGTGCGCTGGGCGATGCGCCACCTGCCGTTCTACGGCAGGTGGTACCGCTTCCTGCTGCTGTGGCCGGGCGCCGACAAGGGACTCGACGCCGCCCGCGCCGACCCGAATTACACCGACCAGGACTATGCCGTCAGCGACATCAACGCCGCCGCCCGGATGATGTTCACCCAATGGATCGAAAGCCAGGTCGGCGACGACCACGACCTGTTGGCCAAGGTCATGCCCGACTATCCCGCCACCGGAAAACGGACTTTGCAGGACAACGGAAGCTGGTTGCACACGCTGCGGCGCGACAACGTCGAGCTGGTGCGCACCCCGATCCGAAAGATCACCCCGCACGCCGTCGTCACCGACGACGGCGTGGCCCACCCTGTCGACATCATCATCTACGCCACGGGGTTTCGGCACACCGATGTGCTCTGGCCACTAAAAATCACTGGCCGCAACGGAATTGACCTGCACGGCATGTGGGGACGCCGACCCCACGCCCATCTCGGCATCACGGTTCCGGGCTTCCCGAACCTGTTCCTCATTTACGGGCCGGGCACCCACCTGGCACACGGCGGCAGCCTGATCTTCCATTCCGAACTGCAGATGCGCTACATCAACCTGTGTCTGCAGCGCCTCGCACAACCGGACGTCCATTCGTTGGAGCCGACGGCCGAGGCGGCCACCGCATGGCATCAACGCACGCAGGCCGAAATCAAGAAGATGGTGTGGTCACATCCCGGGGTCAAACACTCCTATTTCAAAAACGCCGACGGCGAGATCCACACCGTCAGCCCCTGGCGGCTCAGCCAATACTGGGCCGCGGTGCGCCAACCCGACTGGTCCCAATTCGTTGTGCGACAACGAAAGTGA
- a CDS encoding zinc-binding dehydrogenase — protein MRAVVLDGPGSIRVDTRPDPQLSGPDDVIVAVTAAGICGSDLHFYDGEYPFAESVALGHEAVGTVVEAGPQVRTVGVGDLVMVSSVAGCGSCPGCATRDPVMCFSGPRIFGSGALGGAQADLLAVPAADFQVLTIPDGITTEQALLLTDNLATGWAAARRADIPFGGTVAVIGLGAVGLCALRSAVMQGAAKVFAVDRVDGRRQRAAAWGATALTPPATEAILAATGGRGADSVIDAVATDASLTDALTAVRPGGTVSVVGVHDLKPFPLPALNCLLRSITLRLTTAPVQRTWPELIPLLLSGRLDVDGIFTTALPLDDAATGYAIAGSRSGDDVKILLTP, from the coding sequence ATGCGCGCCGTAGTCCTCGACGGGCCCGGCAGCATCCGGGTCGACACCCGTCCCGACCCGCAACTTTCCGGGCCCGATGACGTGATCGTCGCGGTGACCGCCGCCGGGATCTGCGGATCCGACCTGCATTTCTACGACGGTGAGTATCCGTTCGCCGAGTCGGTGGCGCTGGGCCACGAAGCGGTCGGCACCGTCGTCGAAGCCGGACCACAGGTGCGCACCGTCGGGGTCGGCGACCTGGTCATGGTGTCCTCGGTAGCCGGCTGCGGCAGCTGCCCGGGGTGCGCGACCCGGGATCCGGTCATGTGCTTCTCCGGCCCGCGGATTTTCGGCTCCGGCGCGCTCGGCGGCGCGCAGGCCGATCTGCTCGCCGTGCCGGCCGCCGACTTCCAGGTGCTCACGATCCCCGACGGAATCACCACCGAGCAGGCGCTGCTGCTCACCGATAACCTCGCCACCGGCTGGGCCGCGGCCCGGCGAGCCGACATTCCATTCGGCGGCACGGTGGCGGTGATCGGCCTGGGAGCGGTCGGCCTGTGCGCGCTGCGCAGCGCGGTGATGCAGGGCGCCGCAAAGGTTTTCGCCGTCGACCGAGTCGACGGGCGCCGCCAACGTGCCGCCGCGTGGGGCGCCACGGCACTCACCCCGCCGGCAACCGAAGCCATCCTCGCCGCGACCGGCGGCCGCGGCGCCGACTCGGTGATCGACGCCGTGGCAACCGACGCGTCGCTGACCGACGCGCTCACCGCGGTGCGGCCCGGCGGTACGGTATCGGTGGTCGGCGTGCACGATCTGAAGCCGTTTCCCTTGCCCGCCCTCAACTGCCTGTTGCGCAGCATCACGCTGCGCCTGACCACGGCACCGGTGCAGCGCACCTGGCCCGAGCTGATCCCGTTACTGTTATCCGGCCGGCTTGATGTCGACGGCATCTTCACCACCGCGCTGCCGCTGGACGACGCGGCCACAGGCTACGCGATCGCCGGGTCGAGGTCGGGCGACGACGTGAAGATCCTGCTGACGCCGTAG